AAATCAGAGGATGCTTTTATCAAAGAAATTAGAGATGTTATGTATGATTCAGTTAAAATCCATATGCGGAGTGATGTACCTGTTGGTTCATTCCTTTCAGGTGGAATTGATTCGTCGATCATAGCATCAATTGCAAAGGAATTTCATCCTGCGATTAAAACCTTCTCAGTTGGCTTTGACCATAATGGCTTTAGCGAAATTGATGTTGCAAAAGAAACGGCAGAAAAGCTTGGGGTTGAAAATATAAGCTATATCATTTCACCTGAAGAATATATAAATGAATTGCCAAAAATTATGTGGCATACCGATGATCCTTTGGCTGACCCAGCTTGTGTTCCGCTTTATTTCGTTGCACGTGAAGCACGAAAGCACGTCACGGTTGTACTATCTGGCGAGGGTGCTGATGAATTATTTGGTGGCTATAATATATATCGTGAGCCGCAGTCGTTAGAGGTATTTAATAATATCCCTGCGATTGGCAAAAAGCTGTTAAAAGGAATTGCGACCATCATGCCAGAGGGTATGAAGGGGAAAAGCTTCATCGAGCGTGGTGTTACACCGATGGAGGAGCGTTATATTGGGAATGCTAAAATGTTCACCGAGGAAGAAAAGCGCAATTTGCTTCATGTCTACAATCCTCAACTGAAGTACACGGATGTCACGAAACCGCTCTATGCTGAGAGCAGAGGCTACGATCCGGTAGACCGGATGCAATTCATCGATATTCACACATGGATGCGTGGAGACATTCTCCTTAAAGCAGATAAAATGACGATGGCACATTCGTTAGAGCTGCGTGTCCCATTCTTGGATAAAGCGGTGTTTGAGGTAGCTTCAAAAATTCCAACTAGCCTGAAAACGGCAAATGGAACAACGAAATATATTTTACGTAAAGCAGTAGAAGGAATTGTTCCTGATCATGTACTAAACAGGAAAAAACTTGGTTTCCCTGTTCCAATCCGTCATTGGTTAAAGGATGAAATGAATGATTGGGCGAAAAAGACGATCCAAGAGAGTAATACTGACCATTTATTTAATAAGGCTTATTTGTTAAAGCTATTAGATGATCATTGTCAAGGTAAAGCAGACAACAGTCGTAAAATCTGGACCGTGTTAATGTTCATGGTTTGGCATGATGTCTATATCGAAAAAAAGTATTCATTTGAGAAAGAACTAGTAAAGCAAAAAGTGATGCAAAATTAAAAAAGAACAGCCTGTTAAGGAGTAAAAAAATCCTTATCAGGCTGTTCTTTTTTAGTCAAACTCTTGGTATTATCCCATCTGTAAAGCTATAATAGTAAAAAACGTTTCAAAAGGAATATACCTTAATACTATGGGGAAACTAAACTAGTTTATTTATTCTGAACATCGTCCTGAACAGATTTATAATATTGAGCCTTTTCTGCGTATTCACGTGAGATTCGCTCCATATCAGCAATGTCGTCAGCGTTTAATTCTCGGATGACCTTAGCAGGTCTGCCGAAAGCAAGCGTATTGGGTGGGATTTTTTTTCCTTGAGGGACAAGACTACCTGCACCGATAAAGGCTCCTTCACCAATCTCTGCATTATCAAGGACTATGGAGCCCATTCCAATTAAAGCTTTCTTTCTAATGATACAGCTATGAAGAATAACCTGATGGCCAACTGTTACTTCATCCTCTAGGATGAGCGGATTGTTCGGACTTTGGTGAAGAATGGAATTATCTTGGATGTTTACTTTTTTACCGATTATGGTCGGGGCAACATCTCCGCGGATGACGGAATTGTACCAAACACTAGATTGGTCACCAATCTTGACGTCTCCAGGTAATGGTAACAAAATCTGCAATAAAAGCAGAATCAGCTATTTGGGGATAAATCCCTTTAAATGGATAAATCATTTAGTTCTCTCCTTTTTCGACTCTTAAAATTAATTTAGCCAAAGATGTGGTTAGTTTGTCAAAGGTTTTTTTATTGAATATTCAAAAAATGTCGATTGATCTAATTGTAACTGCTACTTTTTTGTGATGACGGGGGATATGAAATATGTGGAAATGGGAAGCTGAAGGAGAAGCAAAAGCAGTAATAGTGATGATCCATGGAGCGATGGAGCATCATCGGCGTTACGGTTGGCTTATACAAATGTGGCGTTCTTCAGGCTTTCATGTCGTTATGGGCGATTTGCCAGGGCAAGGAATGACGACGCGTTCTAGTAGAGGTCATATTGATTCCTTTGATGATTATCTTGTTGAAGTGAAGGATTGGATTCAAGCGGCCTACCAATTTGAATTGCCAGTTTTTTTACTAGGTCATAGTATGGGTGGATTAATTGCTGTCCGATTGCTACAGGAGGAAAAACTAAATATCGCAGGCCTTATTCTTTCATCGCCATGCTTTGGGCTAGCCCAGTACCCATCAAAGGTATTAAATGCCCTGTCCATTGCCGTAAATGTTATTTATCCACAATTGAGAATGAATTCGGGCATTACGGTCGAGCTTGCTACTCGCAATCAAGATGTACGCGATGCTGATTTAAATGATACCTTGTACGTAACAAAAGTATCGATTCGTTGGTATCGAGAGCTTGTCGAAGCGATTAAGATGGCCTTTATAAAAATGGATCAGTTACAGGACTTACCATTGTTGGTGATGCAGGCAGGAGACGATAAAATTGTAAACAAGCATCCTGTTCGCGAGTGGTTTAACGGGGTTCCGCTTTCCGAAAAGCGATTTAAGGAATGGAATGGCTGCTACCATGAAATTTTTAATGAGCCTGAGCGTGAGGATATATTTGAATACGCGAAGGATTTCGTCAACAGTCAATTAAAGGCAATTGGTTATTTAGTGTAAGGGCTGTGTTAAAGCTCTATATTGATTTTTGGCACAATGTTGATTGGAGCGAAAATCAACATTCTAATTTAACACAGTCTAATATAAAAGGAGGACAAGGATGCGGACAATTAAGATCCCGACCCGACCAATTAGTTTAATGTCAAAGGTTTATTGGCAGGTTTTTCCGATTGTCCACCAAGAATTGAGCTATTGGAAAAGGCGGGCAAATGAAATTCCAAGCGAGGAGCTCAGGAAACAGGCATTAGCAAGTATTGAAACAAAGACCTTTCATTGTCAAGGCGGGGCTATTCTTTCATTACTAGCTTTAGGAAATCGTCGCAAAGCGATAAAATTTATTGTGGCTTATCAAACAATAAGTGATTACTTGGACAATCTGTGTGATCGAAGTACCTCTCTCGATCCTGATGATTTTGCTGCTCTACATGATGCCATGAAAGATGCACTGACGTTAAACCCAGAACGGCAAAATTACTACCGCTATCGTAACGATCAAGATGATGGAGGATATTTAGCTGAGTTAGCAGAGGTTTGCCGCGGCATTCTAAGGGAAATGAAGCATTTTGATAAAATTAAAAGCTATCTCGATGAATTATGTGAATATTACTGTGATTTGCAAATCCATAAACATGTTGATGAAGAGGAACGAATTCCACGACTTAAGAAATGGTTTAATCATTATCAAAATCAGGTTCCTAATATGGAGTGGTATGAGTTTTCTGCCTGTTCAGGTTCAACTTTAGGTATTTTTTGCTTGTTATCTTATGCGTTACGGGATGATTTTGAGTTGCATCATGCCGAAAGGATTCGCAATGGTTATTTTCCATATATTCAAGGTTTACATATTCTGCTTGATTACTTTATCGATCAAGAGGAAGACCGAGAAGGCGGAGATTTAAATTTCTGTTTTTATTATGATAATCATCAAACCTTGTTTAATCGGTTAAAGCATTTCCTACAGGAGGCAGACCGGCATACGTTCAAGCTTCCGCACCAACGCTTTCATAGGCTGATTAATCGCGGCTTACTTGGTATTTATTTATCAGATCAAAAGGTGTCTAAGCAAAAAAACGTCCAGGAAATTAGCGAAAGAAATGATTAAAACGGGTGGAGCGGTTAGCTATTTCTTTTATGTAAATGGACTTATTTTTCGAAGAGTAGAAAAATGGGTACCTACTTCAATCCTTAGTTCCTTTTTAAAATAGGCTGATGATTTAAGGGTTTATCCCTAGTCATCAGCCTTTTATTTGTTCTTACCGTTTTTCAATAGCAAGGATAAAGGGTGGATTGTTCGCTTGGTTGATAAATTGATATTTAAGAACATGAACTTTTTGTTGATCCAACTGTTGAACAAATTGGAGCAGTTCATCGCGTTCTACAGCTCCTTCTTCATGACCATGGTATATAACTAACACGATAATTGCTTCAGGGGCCATGATTTCGAGCAGTTGCCCAATTGCAGCTATTGTTGTTTGTGCTGTCGTGACGATGGATTTATCACCACCAGGTAAATAACCAAGATTAAAGATTGCACCACGGACCTTACCAAAGTGTTCTTTCGGTACAGATGTCATAATATGTTCATGTCCTTTATGAAAAAGAACAACACGTTCGGATAAACTGTGTTCCTGCAGCCGGGCTTTGGTCGACTCAATTGCTTGCTTTTGAATATCAAACCCAAAAACAGTCCCGTTATCACCTACTAGCCCTGCTAAAAAGGTGGTATCGTGTCCGTTACCAAGTGTTGCATCGATTGCGATGTCACCAGGTCCTATTGCTTGCTCTAATAGCCTCCGAGCAAATGGTAAAATACGTTCGAGCTTCATCGTTTCCAAATCTCCTCTATTAACCTTGGTAATATTTCCCTTGCCAACTGTTGCGTCGAAGGAGCTCCGCATCTATGGCATTAAGAACTTCCCATTTATTGACACTCCACATTGGTCCAATCATTAAATCAATTGGTCCGTCCCCAGTAATACGGTGAATAATCATATCTGGGGGTAAAATCTCTAGTTGATCACATACTAAATTGACATACTCATCAAAAGGGAGAAATTGTAGCATTCCTTTTTCGTATTGCTTGACCATGGGTGTTCCTTTTAATAAATGGAGTAAATGAATTTTAATCCCTTGAACATCTAGCTTGGCCACTTCACGAGCTGTTTCCATCATCATTTCTGGTGTTTCAAGCGGAAGCCCGTTTATGATATGGCTACAGACACGAATACCATGTTTACGAAGCTTGTTAACACCTTCGATATAGCTTGGAAAGTCATGGGCTCTGTTAATCAAAAGAGCTGTTCGTTCGTGAACCGTTTGTAGTCCGAGCTCCACCCATAAATAAGTGCGTTTATTTAAATCAGCTAAATATTCCACCACATCATCTGGTAAGCAGTCAGGTCGTGTCGCAATAGAAAGCCCAACTACACCTTCTTGCTGAAGGACACGTTCATATTTTTCTTTTAACACTTCAACGGGAGCATGAGTGTTAGTAAATGCTTGGAAATAGGCCATATATTTTCCATCTTTCCATTTTTCGTGCATCTTTACTTTAATTTTTGCAAATTGTGTATCTAAATCCTCTGCGCGGTTTCCGGCATAATCACCAGAACCCGCGGCACTGCAAAATGTACAGCCGCCATGAGCAACTGTGCCGTCTCGGTTTGGACAATCAAATCCACCGTCTAGTGCAATTTTAAATACTTTATGGCCAAAGGTTTGGCGTAAATGGTAATTCCATGTATGGTAACGTTTTGAATCCGTTGCATATGGAAAGGGGTTCGTCTGAGTCAATTCAGAATCCTCCTTTTAAATTTCAAAAAAATTAATTCATAAAGAAAATTGTAACATGAAGGATTAGAGGATTCCAAGGGAAATTGATGTAAATAGTTGGTGGCTAGCTCCAGCGTCTAGCCCCTCGAGGTCATAAGCCAATCTG
The DNA window shown above is from Bacillus sp. T3 and carries:
- the asnB gene encoding asparagine synthase (glutamine-hydrolyzing); protein product: MCGFIGCVHEKTQEYRDEQKQLFTNMNNVITHRGPDDDGYFYDEHIQFGFRRLSIIDIECGHQPLTYENERYWIIFNGEVYNYVELREELLKEGLTFATHSDTEVIIALYSHLKEKAVERLRGMFAFVIWDKQEQTLYGARDPFGIKPFFYYETDEQTYFASEKKSILLALENQALNYEAIQQYLTYQFVPEPATMTDGILKLEPGHYFTKKIGEKMNISRYWRASFKPVNKSEDAFIKEIRDVMYDSVKIHMRSDVPVGSFLSGGIDSSIIASIAKEFHPAIKTFSVGFDHNGFSEIDVAKETAEKLGVENISYIISPEEYINELPKIMWHTDDPLADPACVPLYFVAREARKHVTVVLSGEGADELFGGYNIYREPQSLEVFNNIPAIGKKLLKGIATIMPEGMKGKSFIERGVTPMEERYIGNAKMFTEEEKRNLLHVYNPQLKYTDVTKPLYAESRGYDPVDRMQFIDIHTWMRGDILLKADKMTMAHSLELRVPFLDKAVFEVASKIPTSLKTANGTTKYILRKAVEGIVPDHVLNRKKLGFPVPIRHWLKDEMNDWAKKTIQESNTDHLFNKAYLLKLLDDHCQGKADNSRKIWTVLMFMVWHDVYIEKKYSFEKELVKQKVMQN
- a CDS encoding alpha/beta hydrolase, whose protein sequence is MWKWEAEGEAKAVIVMIHGAMEHHRRYGWLIQMWRSSGFHVVMGDLPGQGMTTRSSRGHIDSFDDYLVEVKDWIQAAYQFELPVFLLGHSMGGLIAVRLLQEEKLNIAGLILSSPCFGLAQYPSKVLNALSIAVNVIYPQLRMNSGITVELATRNQDVRDADLNDTLYVTKVSIRWYRELVEAIKMAFIKMDQLQDLPLLVMQAGDDKIVNKHPVREWFNGVPLSEKRFKEWNGCYHEIFNEPEREDIFEYAKDFVNSQLKAIGYLV
- a CDS encoding class I SAM-dependent methyltransferase, encoding MKLERILPFARRLLEQAIGPGDIAIDATLGNGHDTTFLAGLVGDNGTVFGFDIQKQAIESTKARLQEHSLSERVVLFHKGHEHIMTSVPKEHFGKVRGAIFNLGYLPGGDKSIVTTAQTTIAAIGQLLEIMAPEAIIVLVIYHGHEEGAVERDELLQFVQQLDQQKVHVLKYQFINQANNPPFILAIEKR
- a CDS encoding TIGR01212 family radical SAM protein (This family includes YhcC from E. coli K-12, an uncharacterized radical SAM protein.); translation: MTQTNPFPYATDSKRYHTWNYHLRQTFGHKVFKIALDGGFDCPNRDGTVAHGGCTFCSAAGSGDYAGNRAEDLDTQFAKIKVKMHEKWKDGKYMAYFQAFTNTHAPVEVLKEKYERVLQQEGVVGLSIATRPDCLPDDVVEYLADLNKRTYLWVELGLQTVHERTALLINRAHDFPSYIEGVNKLRKHGIRVCSHIINGLPLETPEMMMETAREVAKLDVQGIKIHLLHLLKGTPMVKQYEKGMLQFLPFDEYVNLVCDQLEILPPDMIIHRITGDGPIDLMIGPMWSVNKWEVLNAIDAELLRRNSWQGKYYQG